A genomic window from Serratia liquefaciens includes:
- a CDS encoding ester cyclase, whose translation MKKVFIPLVIVGSMLANYPALAVKNSEPHKVAGNKNIHDQNKLKVVEDLYAGFFNKHDISVAQRLIVENYKQHNPFVGDGIKPFLDFFSQNFKDNPQFSAKIYRSAVSGDLVYVHVLYKNNPQDRGTASVDIYRVNNQGKITEHWDVNQEVPETSANDNTMF comes from the coding sequence ATGAAAAAGGTATTTATCCCTTTGGTTATCGTCGGCAGCATGCTGGCCAATTACCCTGCATTGGCGGTTAAAAATAGCGAGCCACATAAAGTCGCTGGAAATAAAAACATTCATGATCAAAATAAATTAAAGGTGGTGGAAGATCTGTACGCCGGCTTCTTTAATAAGCATGATATCAGCGTGGCGCAGCGGCTGATTGTGGAAAACTACAAGCAGCATAATCCGTTCGTTGGCGATGGCATCAAACCCTTCCTGGATTTCTTCAGCCAGAATTTTAAAGATAACCCGCAGTTCAGCGCGAAAATATACCGCAGTGCCGTGAGCGGCGACCTGGTGTATGTCCACGTGTTGTATAAAAACAATCCGCAAGACCGCGGTACCGCCAGCGTGGATATTTATCGAGTGAACAATCAGGGCAAGATCACCGAGCACTGGGACGTCAATCAGGAAGTGCCGGAGACATCGGCCAACGACAACACCATGTTCTAA
- a CDS encoding GNAT family N-acetyltransferase yields MTFTLREMGAADVAPAHVLSQKIRWPHRLEDWQQAWSLGDGVIAESAGEVVGCALRWRWGEQRATLGLVIVAEQHRGQGIARAMLKRLIAPLADYQLHLVATDQGKPLYRQLGFIEQGLLAQHQCREMPARRSAPLPPGLTLRPALPQDLATLVALDFAASGLSRQPLLAAILANAEQALVLEQQGIIVGFAFRRRFGHGYMIGPVVAPELTGAIAMVDALCLSCQGEFVRVDTPQASGLSPWLAGRGLPCVDTPTIMVRGVPHRPDCDVAQTFSLVSQAWS; encoded by the coding sequence ATGACGTTTACGCTGCGAGAGATGGGGGCGGCCGATGTAGCGCCCGCGCATGTGCTGTCGCAAAAAATACGCTGGCCTCATCGGCTGGAAGATTGGCAGCAGGCGTGGTCATTGGGGGACGGAGTGATCGCTGAATCCGCCGGAGAGGTGGTTGGCTGTGCGTTGCGCTGGCGTTGGGGCGAGCAGCGCGCCACCTTGGGGTTGGTGATTGTCGCCGAGCAACATCGTGGGCAAGGCATCGCCAGAGCCATGCTGAAGCGGTTGATAGCCCCTTTGGCCGACTATCAGCTTCATCTGGTGGCGACCGATCAGGGCAAGCCGCTGTATCGGCAATTGGGGTTTATCGAGCAGGGATTGCTGGCGCAGCACCAATGCCGGGAGATGCCGGCACGCCGTAGCGCGCCTTTGCCTCCGGGGTTAACTTTGCGTCCGGCATTGCCGCAGGATCTTGCCACCCTGGTTGCGCTGGATTTCGCCGCCAGCGGCCTGAGCCGCCAACCCCTGTTGGCCGCAATATTGGCAAACGCCGAACAGGCACTGGTGTTGGAACAGCAGGGGATTATCGTCGGATTTGCCTTCCGCCGTCGTTTTGGTCACGGCTACATGATTGGCCCAGTGGTGGCGCCTGAGCTAACAGGGGCTATTGCCATGGTTGATGCCTTATGCCTGTCTTGCCAGGGGGAGTTTGTGCGAGTGGATACTCCTCAGGCCAGCGGCCTCAGCCCTTGGCTGGCCGGGCGCGGTTTACCCTGCGTCGATACGCCGACCATCATGGTGCGCGGTGTGCCCCATAGACCGGATTGCGATGTTGCACAGACATTTTCATTGGTTTCGCAAGCCTGGTCATAA
- a CDS encoding MurR/RpiR family transcriptional regulator translates to MAEHPDVIAQIEASFAVQTPTGKRIAGYLLANLAQVPFETADSIARSAATSGISVGRYLRSLGYRNLEDLKRTLREQGTALHQPWGVTDRLGAYRRRREQPQPQKLRQSLTLELEAIEHVYQLAGGEAFAQVSRQLAQAEAVFVMGIQSTRGIANAFYSHLEYLRPKVYYADGLSGTYVESLNSEFSAPYLVLTDTRAYSTIAQKYCQAACARGLRLALITDIYCPWARDYPIDLLQVKTDTGQFWDSLAPLSCLFNLLLSSVLEQGGAAVEQRLASNRILQKELGQFES, encoded by the coding sequence ATGGCTGAGCATCCAGATGTGATTGCACAAATAGAAGCGTCATTTGCGGTGCAAACCCCCACCGGGAAACGCATTGCCGGATATCTGCTGGCCAATTTGGCGCAGGTGCCGTTTGAGACCGCTGACAGCATAGCTCGCAGTGCTGCTACCAGCGGCATTTCGGTCGGGCGCTACCTGCGCAGTCTGGGTTACCGCAACCTTGAGGACTTAAAGCGCACCTTGCGCGAGCAGGGTACGGCTTTGCATCAACCCTGGGGCGTGACCGACCGTCTGGGGGCTTACCGCCGTCGGCGCGAACAGCCGCAACCGCAAAAATTACGTCAGTCATTAACGCTGGAACTGGAAGCGATCGAACACGTTTACCAATTGGCCGGCGGCGAAGCCTTTGCGCAAGTCAGCCGCCAGCTGGCGCAGGCGGAAGCGGTGTTTGTCATGGGCATTCAGTCGACGCGCGGCATCGCCAATGCCTTTTACAGCCATCTGGAATATCTGCGGCCCAAGGTCTATTACGCGGACGGGTTGTCCGGCACCTATGTGGAGTCGCTAAATTCGGAATTCAGTGCTCCGTACCTGGTGCTGACGGACACGCGCGCTTATTCGACCATCGCACAAAAATACTGTCAGGCGGCCTGTGCGCGTGGGCTGCGGCTGGCGCTGATTACCGATATTTACTGTCCCTGGGCTCGGGATTACCCGATCGACCTGCTGCAGGTAAAAACCGACACCGGTCAGTTTTGGGACTCGCTGGCACCGCTCAGTTGCCTGTTCAACCTGCTGCTGTCTTCGGTGCTGGAACAGGGCGGCGCAGCGGTCGAGCAACGGCTGGCCAGCAACCGAATTCTGCAAAAAGAGCTGGGGCAATTTGAATCTTAA
- the ddpX gene encoding D-alanyl-D-alanine dipeptidase: MSDNVTLTDLAEVFPDLPIELKYAGADNLTGRPIYRESRCLLHPDAVQGLTRCLLAARLAGFSLLVFDAYRPQQAQALLWQACPDPQYVTSTQTGSHHSRGVAIDVTLLDAAGAALNMGTGFDEMSEKSHPFYPDFPPEVQRNRLLLNAVMAAGGFRGIASEWWHFELPNAGDYPLLADRFGCFSYD; encoded by the coding sequence ATGAGTGACAACGTAACATTAACCGATCTGGCCGAAGTCTTCCCAGATCTGCCTATTGAGTTGAAATATGCCGGCGCCGACAACCTGACGGGCCGGCCGATTTACCGCGAAAGCCGCTGCCTGCTCCATCCCGATGCGGTGCAGGGGCTGACGCGTTGCCTGCTGGCGGCACGGCTGGCCGGTTTTTCCCTGCTGGTGTTCGATGCTTACCGGCCGCAGCAGGCGCAGGCGCTGCTGTGGCAAGCCTGTCCGGATCCGCAGTATGTCACCAGCACCCAGACCGGTTCGCACCACAGCCGGGGGGTCGCGATCGACGTGACGCTGCTGGACGCCGCGGGGGCCGCGTTGAATATGGGCACCGGCTTTGATGAGATGAGCGAAAAATCACATCCGTTTTACCCCGACTTCCCTCCGGAGGTGCAGCGCAACCGGCTACTGCTGAATGCGGTGATGGCCGCCGGAGGTTTTCGCGGGATCGCCAGCGAATGGTGGCACTTTGAGCTGCCCAACGCCGGGGATTATCCGCTGCTGGCCGATCGCTTCGGCTGTTTTTCTTACGATTAA
- a CDS encoding ABC transporter substrate-binding protein encodes MNQIKYAALAAAVTLGLTAVGSVQAAVPKDMLVIGKAADPQTLDPAVTIDNNDWTVTYPAYQRLVQYKTEGGKGSTQVEGELADSWTSSDDQLVWTFKLKPGNKFDDGSDVNADAVKWSFERLMKIGQGPSEAFPKDLQVTVVDPLTVRFTLKTPFAPFLYTLANDGAGIVNPAIAKANPADEGKAWLANHSAGSGAYKLDRWQKGQQLVLVPNPHYSGAKPAFKRVTVKIIGESATRRLQLTRGDLDIAESLPIDQLTALKSENKVAVNEYPSLRVTYLYLNNGKAPLNQVDLRRAISYAVDYQGMVKGILGGNGKQMRGPIPEGMWGYDANAQQYSQDADKAKAALAAVKDKPASLNFLYSISDPNWEAIALSVQASLATVGLNVKLEKLANATMRDRIGQGNYDIAIGNWSPDFADPYMFMNYWFESDKKGLPGNRSFYSDPQVDALLKKAVSVSDQQVRTADYQAAQKIVIDQAAYVYLFQKNYQVAMNKEVKGFVYNPMLEQVFNVGQMSK; translated from the coding sequence ATGAATCAGATCAAATACGCCGCTCTGGCGGCTGCAGTGACGTTGGGCCTGACGGCAGTCGGGTCGGTACAGGCGGCGGTGCCCAAGGACATGCTGGTGATTGGCAAAGCGGCGGACCCGCAAACGCTGGATCCGGCGGTAACTATCGATAACAACGACTGGACGGTGACTTACCCAGCCTACCAGCGACTGGTGCAGTACAAGACCGAAGGCGGAAAAGGGTCGACCCAGGTAGAGGGGGAACTGGCCGACAGCTGGACAAGTTCAGACGACCAACTGGTCTGGACCTTTAAGCTAAAACCCGGCAACAAGTTTGATGACGGTTCGGACGTGAACGCCGATGCAGTCAAATGGTCGTTTGAACGTCTGATGAAGATTGGTCAGGGGCCATCAGAGGCCTTCCCCAAAGACCTGCAGGTCACGGTGGTGGATCCGTTGACGGTGCGTTTCACGCTGAAAACGCCGTTTGCGCCGTTCCTGTACACCCTGGCCAATGACGGCGCCGGTATCGTTAACCCGGCGATTGCCAAGGCGAATCCGGCGGACGAGGGCAAGGCCTGGTTGGCGAACCATAGCGCCGGCTCTGGGGCGTACAAACTGGATCGCTGGCAGAAGGGCCAGCAGTTGGTGCTGGTGCCGAACCCGCATTACAGCGGCGCCAAACCGGCGTTTAAACGCGTCACGGTGAAAATCATCGGCGAAAGCGCCACCCGCCGTCTGCAACTGACCCGAGGCGACCTGGATATTGCCGAATCGCTGCCGATTGACCAGCTCACGGCGCTGAAAAGTGAAAACAAGGTTGCGGTCAACGAGTATCCGTCGCTGCGGGTAACCTACTTGTACCTCAACAACGGCAAAGCGCCGCTTAACCAGGTGGATCTGCGTCGCGCCATTTCTTACGCCGTGGATTATCAGGGCATGGTGAAGGGCATTCTCGGGGGGAACGGCAAACAGATGCGCGGCCCGATCCCGGAGGGCATGTGGGGCTATGACGCCAATGCCCAGCAGTACAGCCAGGATGCGGACAAGGCCAAGGCGGCGTTGGCGGCGGTGAAAGACAAGCCGGCCTCACTGAACTTCCTGTATTCGATCAGCGATCCTAACTGGGAGGCGATTGCGCTGTCGGTGCAGGCCAGCCTGGCGACGGTCGGCCTCAACGTCAAACTGGAGAAGTTGGCCAACGCCACCATGCGGGATCGCATCGGTCAGGGCAATTACGATATCGCCATTGGCAACTGGAGCCCGGATTTCGCCGACCCCTATATGTTCATGAACTACTGGTTTGAATCCGACAAGAAAGGGCTGCCGGGCAACCGGTCGTTCTACAGCGATCCGCAGGTGGATGCCCTGTTGAAGAAAGCGGTATCGGTGTCCGATCAGCAGGTTCGCACCGCCGATTATCAGGCGGCGCAGAAAATCGTCATCGACCAGGCGGCCTACGTTTACCTGTTCCAGAAAAACTATCAGGTGGCGATGAACAAAGAGGTGAAGGGCTTTGTGTATAACCCGATGCTGGAGCAGGTGTTCAACGTTGGGCAGATGAGCAAGTAA
- a CDS encoding ABC transporter permease, which produces MNVWSLIRQRCWGLVLVMFGVCVITFTISHLIPGDPARLLAGDRASEEIVQHIRQQLGLDQPLYVQFGRYVLDLLHGDLGTSIRTGRPVLEDLRAFFPATLELAFCALLLAIAFGVPLGVVSAVYRNKWPDHLVRLLSVTGISTPAFWLGLGVIILFYGQLNLLPGGGRLDDWLDPPTHITGFYLLDSLLTGNGEAFWNSLQHLILPALTLAFVHLGVVARQIRSAMLEQLGEDYIRTARANGLSHWRVVLGHALPNALIPSVTVLGLALGDLLYGAVLTETVFAWPGMGAYVVDSIQALDFPAVMGFAVVVSFAYVMVNLIVDLLYLWIDPRMGREG; this is translated from the coding sequence ATGAACGTTTGGAGCCTTATCCGTCAGCGCTGCTGGGGGTTGGTGCTGGTGATGTTCGGGGTGTGCGTGATCACCTTTACCATCTCGCACCTGATCCCCGGCGATCCGGCGCGCTTGCTGGCCGGCGACCGCGCCAGCGAGGAAATCGTCCAGCATATTCGCCAACAGCTGGGGCTGGACCAGCCGCTGTATGTGCAATTTGGCCGCTATGTGCTGGATTTGCTGCATGGCGATTTGGGGACTTCCATTCGCACCGGACGGCCGGTACTGGAAGATCTGCGCGCCTTCTTTCCCGCCACGCTGGAGCTGGCTTTTTGCGCATTGCTGCTGGCGATCGCGTTTGGCGTCCCGCTTGGGGTGGTGTCGGCGGTTTATCGCAATAAATGGCCCGATCATCTGGTGCGGCTGTTGTCGGTGACCGGCATTTCCACCCCGGCGTTCTGGCTGGGGTTGGGGGTGATTATCCTGTTCTACGGTCAACTGAATCTGTTGCCCGGCGGCGGCAGGTTGGACGACTGGCTGGATCCACCCACCCACATCACCGGGTTTTACCTGCTGGACTCCTTGCTGACCGGTAACGGCGAGGCATTCTGGAACAGCCTGCAGCACCTGATCCTGCCGGCGCTGACGTTAGCCTTTGTTCATCTTGGGGTAGTGGCGCGCCAAATCCGCTCGGCGATGCTCGAACAGTTGGGGGAAGACTATATCCGCACCGCCCGCGCTAATGGCCTTTCGCACTGGCGAGTGGTGCTTGGACACGCCTTGCCCAATGCGCTGATCCCCTCGGTAACGGTATTGGGACTGGCACTGGGGGACTTGCTCTATGGTGCGGTGCTGACCGAAACGGTATTCGCCTGGCCGGGCATGGGCGCTTACGTGGTGGATTCCATTCAGGCGCTGGATTTTCCGGCGGTGATGGGGTTTGCCGTGGTGGTCTCTTTTGCCTATGTGATGGTTAATTTGATCGTCGATCTGCTCTACCTGTGGATCGACCCAAGAATGGGGCGCGAGGGATAA
- the ddpC gene encoding D,D-dipeptide ABC transporter permease — translation MTQTEQPPLAEPVLRYVSLRRAWYRVRRSPLTLLGAAIMIAVLFLMLFSPWLVPHNPDAIDLTARLLPPSAEHWFGTDEVGRDLFSRVLVGSRQSVAAGLAVVVLAGGIGSLLGCFSGVMGGTIDALIMRCMDIMLSVPSLVLTMALAAALGPSLFNAMLAIAVVRIPFYVRLARGQTLTLRHQAYMQAARTFGASRWHLIGWHVLRNVMPPLVVQASLDIGTAILMAATLGFIGLGAQQPTAEWGAMVANGRNYVLDQWWYSAFPGTAILITATGFNLFGDGLRDLLDPKTRGR, via the coding sequence ATGACTCAAACCGAACAACCGCCGCTGGCGGAGCCCGTATTGCGCTATGTCAGCCTGCGCCGCGCCTGGTACCGGGTCCGACGGAGTCCGCTGACGCTGCTGGGGGCCGCCATCATGATCGCCGTGCTGTTCCTGATGCTGTTCTCGCCGTGGCTGGTGCCGCATAACCCGGATGCCATTGACCTTACCGCGCGTCTGTTACCGCCTTCTGCCGAACACTGGTTCGGCACGGACGAGGTGGGCCGCGATCTCTTTAGCCGGGTCCTGGTCGGCAGCCGTCAATCGGTGGCCGCCGGGCTGGCGGTGGTGGTATTGGCAGGGGGCATTGGCTCGCTGCTCGGCTGTTTCTCCGGCGTGATGGGCGGAACGATCGATGCGTTAATCATGCGCTGCATGGATATCATGCTGTCCGTGCCGTCACTGGTGCTTACCATGGCGCTGGCAGCGGCGTTGGGCCCCAGTTTGTTCAACGCCATGTTGGCGATTGCCGTGGTACGCATTCCTTTCTACGTGCGGCTGGCGCGCGGACAGACGTTAACGCTGCGTCATCAGGCTTATATGCAGGCGGCGCGCACCTTTGGCGCTTCACGCTGGCATCTGATTGGCTGGCACGTGCTGCGCAATGTGATGCCGCCGTTGGTGGTGCAGGCGTCGCTGGATATCGGTACCGCGATCCTGATGGCGGCGACGCTGGGCTTCATCGGGCTGGGTGCCCAGCAACCGACCGCCGAATGGGGCGCTATGGTGGCCAATGGCCGTAACTATGTGCTCGACCAATGGTGGTATTCGGCCTTCCCCGGTACGGCGATCCTGATCACCGCCACCGGTTTCAACCTGTTCGGCGACGGTCTGCGCGACCTGCTGGATCCTAAAACCCGGGGGCGCTGA
- a CDS encoding ABC transporter ATP-binding protein: MSETTVLSIDELQLEFPVYGGSVKALNRVSLQVKAGEIVGVVGESGSGKSVTAMMTLRLLAEEGYSVTGGSLEMLGTDVLNASERQMRQLRGARVSMIFQEPMSALNPTRKIGRQMCEVIRLHQRLSASAARDKAIQLLQEMQIADAQRVMERYPFELSGGMRQRVLIAMAFSCEPELIIADEPTTALDVTVQRQVLRLLQQKARASGTAVLFITHDMAVVSQLCDRVYVMYAGHVIESGTTANVIEHPSHPYSIGLLLAAPERAEPRSLLQAIPGTVPNLSALPPGCAFSNRCRHADAQCRHTPKLTPLVSEPTQRVACWHPQSVDLEVQNER, translated from the coding sequence ATGAGTGAAACCACCGTTTTATCAATCGATGAATTGCAATTGGAGTTCCCGGTTTACGGCGGCAGCGTCAAGGCGCTCAATCGCGTCTCGCTGCAGGTTAAGGCGGGCGAAATCGTCGGCGTGGTGGGCGAGTCCGGCTCCGGCAAGTCGGTCACTGCGATGATGACGTTACGGCTGCTGGCGGAAGAGGGTTACAGCGTGACCGGCGGTTCGCTGGAGATGCTCGGCACCGACGTGCTCAACGCCAGCGAGCGGCAAATGCGCCAGCTGCGTGGTGCACGGGTGTCGATGATTTTTCAGGAACCCATGAGCGCGCTCAATCCGACGCGCAAGATCGGCCGCCAGATGTGTGAGGTGATCCGCCTGCACCAGCGACTTTCCGCCTCGGCGGCTCGTGACAAGGCGATTCAGCTGTTACAGGAAATGCAGATTGCCGATGCACAGCGGGTGATGGAGCGCTATCCGTTTGAGCTGTCCGGCGGCATGCGTCAACGGGTGCTGATTGCCATGGCATTTTCCTGCGAACCGGAACTGATCATTGCCGACGAACCCACCACTGCGCTGGACGTCACGGTCCAGCGGCAGGTGTTGCGGTTGCTGCAGCAGAAGGCGCGAGCCAGCGGCACGGCGGTGCTGTTTATCACTCATGATATGGCGGTGGTGTCGCAACTTTGCGACCGGGTGTATGTAATGTATGCAGGACACGTGATTGAGAGTGGCACGACCGCCAATGTGATTGAGCATCCCAGTCATCCGTACTCCATTGGGTTATTGCTGGCGGCGCCGGAGCGTGCCGAACCGCGCAGTCTGCTGCAGGCGATCCCCGGTACGGTGCCCAACCTGAGCGCGTTACCGCCAGGCTGCGCTTTCAGTAACCGTTGCCGCCATGCTGATGCTCAGTGTCGGCATACGCCGAAGCTTACGCCATTGGTGTCGGAGCCGACCCAAAGGGTGGCCTGTTGGCATCCGCAGTCTGTCGATTTGGAGGTGCAAAATGAACGTTGA
- a CDS encoding oligopeptide/dipeptide ABC transporter ATP-binding protein — protein MNVEALLELRDVRLRFPASYNWRGKPREYVHALNGLDLNIMRGETLGIVGESGCGKSTLAQLLMGLLKPSSGELLRARNAGSWFGSGMQMVFQDPQSSLDPRLPVWRIITEPVYVQQHNSVAERRVQAAELAQQVGLRPEAIDRLPHEFSGGQRQRISIARALSSQPDIIVLDEPTSALDISVQAQILNLLVELQRQRNLTYVLISHNVSVIQHMSDRVAVMYLGQIVELGPTAQVLRQPQHPYTRLLLDSVPRTGRSLGDSAIEDRKGELPGNRQLPQGCFFRERCPYAGEGCQRPQSLRVNLGGTAVRCHKVA, from the coding sequence ATGAACGTTGAGGCACTGCTGGAACTGCGCGACGTGCGACTACGTTTCCCCGCCAGCTATAACTGGCGCGGTAAGCCACGAGAGTATGTTCATGCGCTCAATGGGCTGGATCTGAACATTATGCGCGGCGAAACCTTGGGCATCGTCGGTGAATCAGGGTGCGGTAAAAGTACCCTGGCGCAGTTGCTGATGGGGTTGTTGAAGCCCAGCAGTGGCGAGCTGCTGCGGGCGCGCAATGCCGGTTCCTGGTTTGGCAGCGGCATGCAAATGGTGTTTCAGGATCCGCAGTCATCGCTCGATCCACGCCTGCCGGTGTGGCGGATTATCACCGAGCCGGTATACGTGCAACAACACAACAGCGTGGCGGAAAGACGGGTGCAGGCGGCGGAGCTGGCTCAACAGGTGGGGCTGCGGCCGGAGGCGATTGACCGGTTGCCGCACGAATTTTCCGGCGGGCAGCGGCAGCGTATTTCCATCGCCCGCGCACTGTCGTCGCAGCCGGACATCATCGTGCTGGACGAGCCCACCTCGGCGCTGGATATCTCGGTGCAGGCGCAGATCCTCAATCTTTTGGTGGAGCTGCAACGCCAGCGCAACCTGACTTATGTGCTGATCTCGCATAACGTCTCGGTGATCCAGCACATGAGCGATCGGGTTGCGGTGATGTATCTGGGGCAGATTGTCGAACTGGGGCCGACCGCACAGGTGTTGCGTCAGCCGCAGCATCCTTACACCCGCTTGCTGCTGGATTCGGTGCCCCGTACCGGCCGCTCGCTGGGCGACAGCGCGATTGAAGACCGCAAAGGCGAATTACCGGGCAACCGTCAGTTGCCGCAGGGCTGCTTTTTTCGCGAACGTTGCCCTTACGCCGGCGAGGGGTGCCAGCGACCGCAAAGTTTGAGGGTCAATTTGGGCGGCACGGCGGTGCGTTGCCATAAGGTGGCGTAG
- a CDS encoding YjcB family protein gives MSAIATGFIMMRWELLSAVMMFMASQLNVVCRKTSRNGMAFMFSSLGLFTTCWFVMGLMGISFSQEGFTQFWSHAWDMYVEVVSNTPTDWPLP, from the coding sequence ATGAGTGCCATTGCCACAGGTTTTATTATGATGCGCTGGGAGTTGCTTAGCGCCGTTATGATGTTTATGGCCAGCCAGCTAAACGTCGTTTGCCGTAAGACCAGCCGCAACGGCATGGCATTTATGTTCAGCAGCCTCGGGTTGTTCACCACCTGCTGGTTTGTGATGGGCCTGATGGGTATTAGCTTCAGTCAGGAAGGCTTTACGCAATTCTGGTCCCACGCCTGGGACATGTATGTCGAGGTCGTCAGCAATACTCCTACCGATTGGCCACTGCCCTGA
- the mrdA gene encoding penicillin-binding protein 2: MALLKDKIRDHSAEEMLFIRRAGVAMVLVVACFGVLILNLYRLQVKQHAFYQTRSNQNDIKMVPIAPSRGLIFDRNGIPLVRNITLYQIQIIPSKIDNMTALLQALTPIVDLTPEDIAAFRDDMHHNGRYKPVTLKSGLTETEVARFAVNQYRFDGVTIDTYQQREYPYGAELAHVVGYVSKINDSDLKRLDKAGLSENYAADHNIGKQGIEAYYESALHGTTGYQEVEVDNHGRVIRLLKEQPPQAGKNIYLTLDLPLQQYIESVLKGQRAAVVVEDPRDGGILAMVSSPSYDPNPFVKGISYPAYKALLSNPDLPLINRVTQGLYPPASTVKPYMATSALFAGVITPNTTFFGAPTWTLPGTQRRYRDWLKTGHGMLNVTKAIEESADTFFYQVAFEMGIDRIHSWLSQFGYGQATGIDLNEEYRGVLPSREWKRRVHKKAWYQGDTISVGIGQGYWVATPIQMVKALTTLINNGKVKTPHLLYSMRQGNLVSRYQPPAESAQIGDAKSPYWGIVRNGMYGMANLPNGTGYKLFHTAPYQIAAKSGTSQVFGLKENQTYNAKMIPVRLRDHIFYTLFAPYKNPRVAMALILENGGGDGVVAGPTARAILDHIFDPANVPQPEDNQKVKPELNDSADVQQ; encoded by the coding sequence ATGGCCCTATTAAAAGATAAAATTCGCGACCATTCCGCCGAAGAAATGTTGTTTATACGCCGCGCCGGCGTGGCAATGGTGTTGGTCGTCGCCTGTTTCGGCGTGCTGATCCTCAACCTGTACCGCCTGCAGGTAAAACAGCATGCGTTCTACCAGACGCGTTCCAACCAGAACGACATCAAGATGGTGCCGATTGCCCCCAGTCGCGGGCTGATTTTCGACCGCAATGGCATCCCGCTGGTGCGTAACATTACGCTGTACCAGATCCAGATTATCCCCAGCAAAATCGACAATATGACCGCGCTGCTGCAGGCGCTGACGCCGATTGTCGATCTGACGCCCGAAGATATCGCCGCTTTTCGCGATGATATGCACCACAACGGCCGCTACAAGCCGGTCACCTTGAAAAGCGGGCTGACGGAAACCGAGGTGGCGCGCTTTGCGGTTAATCAATACCGCTTCGACGGGGTGACGATTGACACCTATCAGCAGCGGGAATATCCCTACGGTGCCGAACTGGCCCACGTGGTAGGTTACGTGTCGAAGATCAACGATAGCGATTTGAAGCGGCTGGACAAGGCGGGCCTCAGCGAGAACTATGCCGCCGACCACAATATTGGCAAACAGGGCATCGAGGCCTATTACGAGTCAGCGCTGCACGGCACCACCGGCTATCAGGAAGTGGAGGTGGATAACCACGGCCGCGTGATACGCCTGCTGAAAGAACAACCGCCACAGGCGGGCAAAAACATATACCTGACGCTCGATCTGCCGCTGCAGCAATATATCGAATCGGTGCTCAAAGGGCAGCGTGCGGCAGTGGTGGTGGAAGACCCGCGCGACGGCGGCATTTTGGCCATGGTCTCCAGCCCCAGTTACGATCCCAACCCTTTCGTCAAGGGCATCAGCTATCCCGCGTATAAAGCGCTGCTGAGCAACCCCGACCTGCCGCTGATCAACCGCGTCACGCAGGGGCTCTATCCGCCGGCATCCACGGTGAAGCCTTACATGGCCACTTCCGCGCTGTTTGCCGGGGTGATCACCCCCAACACCACCTTCTTTGGCGCCCCGACCTGGACCTTACCGGGCACCCAACGCCGTTATCGTGACTGGCTTAAAACCGGTCACGGCATGCTGAACGTGACCAAGGCAATCGAAGAGTCCGCCGATACCTTCTTTTATCAGGTGGCGTTTGAAATGGGCATTGACCGTATTCACAGCTGGCTGAGCCAGTTTGGTTACGGTCAGGCAACCGGGATTGACCTGAACGAAGAGTATCGCGGCGTGCTGCCAAGCCGCGAATGGAAACGGCGGGTGCATAAAAAAGCCTGGTATCAGGGGGACACCATCTCGGTAGGCATCGGCCAGGGATATTGGGTGGCTACGCCGATCCAGATGGTGAAGGCGCTAACAACGCTGATCAACAACGGCAAGGTGAAAACGCCCCATTTGTTGTACTCCATGCGGCAGGGCAACCTGGTGAGCCGCTACCAGCCACCGGCAGAGAGTGCGCAGATTGGCGATGCCAAATCGCCGTACTGGGGCATTGTCCGCAATGGCATGTACGGCATGGCCAATCTGCCAAACGGCACCGGTTATAAGCTGTTCCATACTGCGCCGTATCAGATTGCCGCCAAGTCCGGGACTTCACAGGTGTTCGGTCTGAAGGAGAATCAGACTTATAACGCCAAAATGATCCCGGTGCGGCTGCGCGACCATATTTTCTATACGTTGTTCGCGCCGTATAAAAATCCGCGGGTGGCGATGGCGCTAATTCTGGAAAACGGCGGTGGTGACGGCGTGGTAGCCGGGCCGACGGCCCGGGCGATCCTCGACCATATATTTGACCCGGCCAACGTCCCACAGCCCGAGGATAACCAGAAAGTTAAACCGGAGTTAAACGACAGCGCGGATGTGCAACAGTAA